The following coding sequences lie in one Thalassoglobus polymorphus genomic window:
- a CDS encoding response regulator transcription factor — MSNKTKRILIVEDEEAIAEGLRFNMDAEGYETVVLGDGPSTLSYFEENSHDVDLIILDLMLPGMSGYEICRAIRERDQNIPIIVLSARTLSEDKSHAFDCGTDQYIAKPFNLPELLSRVRNLLKRPRIDPPPKHATEIEEFQIGNIQINFKTFEVIKDGEKHQLTTMEMQLLRYFIENEGDVLSRTKILKDVWEQGAEVTSRTIDNFVLRLRKYIEDDQSNPHHLLSVRGTGYRFIANPIK; from the coding sequence ATGTCAAACAAAACTAAACGAATCCTGATCGTTGAAGACGAAGAGGCAATTGCCGAAGGCCTGCGTTTCAACATGGACGCCGAAGGTTACGAAACCGTCGTGCTCGGTGATGGTCCGTCGACGCTTTCTTACTTCGAAGAGAACTCTCACGACGTCGATCTGATCATTCTCGACCTGATGCTTCCTGGGATGAGCGGCTACGAAATCTGTCGTGCAATTCGAGAACGAGACCAGAACATTCCCATCATCGTCCTCAGTGCCCGGACGCTCAGCGAAGACAAATCACACGCTTTCGATTGCGGAACAGACCAGTACATCGCCAAACCATTCAATTTGCCTGAACTCCTCAGTCGAGTCCGAAATCTCCTCAAACGGCCACGTATTGATCCTCCGCCGAAGCACGCAACCGAAATTGAAGAGTTTCAAATCGGCAATATCCAGATCAATTTCAAGACTTTTGAAGTCATCAAAGATGGAGAGAAGCATCAACTGACAACAATGGAAATGCAGTTGCTACGCTACTTCATCGAGAACGAAGGTGACGTCCTCTCGCGAACAAAAATTCTCAAAGACGTTTGGGAGCAGGGGGCGGAAGTCACCTCGCGGACCATCGACAACTTCGTGTTGCGACTTCGCAAGTATATTGAAGACGACCAGAGCAACCCGCACCATTTGCTTTCGGTCCGCGGCACCGGCTATCGATTCATCGCGAACCCGATCAAATAA
- a CDS encoding SRPBCC family protein: MKTTASVEIDRPIEDVFDLTIHHVAEWSDVVIEDQIIEETPDVVGTTFRSITENQGEQMVFEGVVTQYQYPNLNAIQLVGQLFDIDAAYFFERITSHKTKVTQVSDVRPKGGLKIIFLLFGWLMKTASCKAAEKELNNLKEYCEQQEGAIS; the protein is encoded by the coding sequence ATGAAAACTACTGCGAGTGTTGAGATTGACCGCCCGATTGAAGATGTTTTTGACCTCACGATTCATCATGTCGCTGAATGGAGCGATGTTGTCATTGAGGATCAAATAATTGAAGAAACTCCAGATGTTGTCGGTACAACATTTCGATCGATCACAGAAAATCAGGGGGAGCAGATGGTCTTCGAAGGGGTCGTCACTCAGTATCAATACCCAAATTTAAATGCGATTCAACTCGTCGGTCAATTATTTGACATTGATGCCGCATATTTCTTCGAGCGAATCACTTCTCACAAAACCAAAGTGACTCAGGTCTCTGATGTTAGACCCAAAGGAGGGTTGAAGATTATCTTTCTCCTTTTCGGGTGGCTTATGAAGACTGCAAGTTGCAAAGCGGCTGAGAAAGAACTGAACAACCTGAAGGAGTATTGCGAGCAACAGGAAGGCGCCATCTCATAA